A region of Solibacillus isronensis DNA encodes the following proteins:
- a CDS encoding prepilin-type N-terminal cleavage/methylation domain-containing protein has protein sequence MKEKVKSLLTDEKGFTLLEMLIVLFIFLVVNTAILYISQKPLMEYTEKQVMNQNEMLIRMTQLLSIEKGTSHSFEIINCHRIQVMEWPASNIIYDQRIARPIDMYLSTPHNRLVFNMRGNVQAFGRLTYHFENISHQYSVNIGKARILEKEVFHEPGRTNSCRNTVSSRHFIFPFIDNHSAHI, from the coding sequence ATGAAAGAAAAAGTTAAATCACTTTTAACAGATGAAAAAGGTTTTACCCTATTGGAAATGCTCATCGTTCTCTTTATCTTTTTAGTCGTCAATACAGCAATTCTCTATATTTCACAAAAACCGTTAATGGAATATACAGAAAAACAGGTGATGAATCAAAATGAGATGTTAATCCGCATGACACAATTGCTATCCATTGAGAAGGGAACGTCCCATAGCTTTGAAATTATTAACTGTCACCGGATACAGGTAATGGAGTGGCCTGCTTCTAATATTATTTACGATCAGCGAATAGCGCGGCCAATTGACATGTATTTATCAACCCCGCATAACCGGCTGGTATTTAATATGAGAGGAAATGTCCAGGCGTTTGGACGGCTAACATACCATTTTGAGAATATAAGCCATCAATACTCTGTTAATATCGGTAAAGCCAGAATTTTAGAAAAGGAGGTTTTTCATGAGCCAGGAAGGACTAACTCTTGTAGAAACACTGTTAGCAGTCGTCATTTTATTTTTCCTTTCATCGACAATCATTCCGCTCACATTTAA
- the comGC gene encoding competence type IV pilus major pilin ComGC: MKNEKGFTLVEMLVVLLIISILILVTIPNVSKHFATIDEKGCNAYILMLQGQVEAYKLNNNVYPASVSDLIDEGYVVEEELKCPDNTEIKIVDGKVIGPGNSET, translated from the coding sequence ATGAAAAATGAAAAAGGATTTACGTTAGTAGAGATGCTTGTTGTTTTATTAATTATCTCCATTTTAATATTGGTCACAATCCCCAACGTTTCAAAGCACTTCGCCACAATCGATGAAAAAGGCTGTAATGCTTATATCCTCATGCTTCAAGGACAAGTAGAGGCATATAAACTGAACAATAATGTATATCCGGCTTCGGTCTCGGATTTAATTGACGAGGGGTATGTTGTGGAAGAGGAGTTGAAATGTCCGGATAATACTGAAATTAAAATAGTAGACGGTAAGGTAATTGGACCAGGGAACAGCGAAACGTAA
- the comGB gene encoding competence type IV pilus assembly protein ComGB: MNISLLKNAASATLFKKPVIKSSELPTLLQRISTLLNEGYTFAHSIEMLLPYHVKQYEPVQQEISNILRGGGSATQVFQLLRLDKQYLVSIELAEVTGKLSEAIGLVAKQLVFQQQAKTKLIKVMSYPLILFIFLIILFLAFRTYFLPNMSSVITSRVHSESSASIQWSKFFLHMPDYIIAVGIVLGIVLSLFIYQIRKKRIDLQLHLLFRLPLIGLFWRLFLTRQFARHLGNLLLAGFSLQKAFDHLKSQYHQKHIAYIAGTLQERILIGDSLERAVEIVGYFYPKFEHFIAHGEASGLLGRELILYCELLDEKLQKVIERILAIIQPLLFVIIAICVIAAYLSILIPMYDVIDFI, from the coding sequence ATGAATATATCTCTCCTTAAAAATGCCGCATCCGCTACTTTGTTCAAAAAACCTGTGATAAAGTCCTCTGAGCTTCCTACATTACTCCAACGAATTTCCACCCTGTTAAATGAAGGCTATACATTTGCCCATAGTATTGAAATGCTGTTGCCCTATCATGTAAAACAATATGAGCCGGTTCAACAGGAAATTTCAAATATATTGCGCGGAGGTGGCAGTGCAACACAAGTGTTTCAGCTGCTTCGCCTTGATAAACAATATTTAGTATCAATTGAGTTGGCAGAAGTAACGGGTAAGCTGAGTGAAGCGATTGGTCTTGTCGCAAAACAGCTCGTTTTTCAGCAGCAGGCGAAAACGAAACTAATCAAAGTGATGTCGTATCCGCTCATTTTATTTATATTTTTAATCATATTGTTTTTAGCCTTTCGAACATATTTTCTTCCGAATATGTCTTCTGTTATTACATCCCGCGTCCATAGTGAATCGTCCGCCAGTATTCAGTGGTCGAAGTTTTTCCTCCATATGCCAGACTACATTATTGCAGTTGGCATTGTTCTCGGCATTGTCCTCTCCCTTTTTATTTATCAAATCCGTAAGAAACGAATTGATTTGCAGCTTCATCTACTGTTTAGGCTCCCGTTAATCGGTCTATTTTGGCGTCTATTTCTAACGAGACAGTTTGCTCGCCATTTAGGCAATCTATTATTAGCCGGCTTCTCGCTCCAAAAAGCTTTCGATCATTTAAAATCCCAATATCACCAAAAGCACATTGCCTATATAGCTGGTACCCTCCAAGAACGCATTCTTATTGGCGATTCATTGGAGCGTGCGGTCGAAATCGTAGGCTATTTTTATCCGAAATTTGAGCATTTTATTGCCCATGGTGAGGCGAGCGGCTTGTTGGGACGGGAGCTGATTTTATATTGTGAGCTTTTGGATGAAAAGCTTCAGAAAGTAATTGAACGAATACTGGCAATTATTCAGCCGCTGCTTTTTGTGATCATTGCTATTTGCGTTATCGCTGCGTATTTAAGTATTTTAATCCCGATGTATGATGTCATTGATTTTATATAG
- the comGA gene encoding competence type IV pilus ATPase ComGA, translating to MISIKQLSIIEQKCLELLSKAAQLNVTDIHLLPREGCYDLLMRKYGRFEKEDELPTELATRMISYFKFLSSLDISEKRKPQSGSFQKFIDQSMYAFRISTLPSSFFKESLAVRVLRQNYTVPLQTLCHFQESVEQLYKLARQESGLILISGATGTGKTTTLYSLLHYCSQHLSRHVISLEDPVESRQEQLLQIQVNERAGMTYSAGLKAILRHSPEVIMLGEIRDRETAKVAIEAAFSGHLVISTIHAKDTVNCIYRLHDLSVSFEEMRQMLRAVVSQRLIETEGSGYKAIFEFLTDDQLQLAFESIIQEKSFTLPFNQTLAGQIAKLQGEYYEYISP from the coding sequence GTGATTTCCATAAAACAATTATCGATCATTGAACAAAAATGTTTGGAGCTTTTATCTAAGGCAGCACAGCTTAACGTTACAGATATCCATTTACTCCCTAGAGAAGGATGCTATGATCTGTTAATGAGGAAATACGGCCGTTTTGAAAAGGAGGATGAACTCCCTACAGAGCTTGCTACCCGTATGATTTCCTATTTTAAATTTCTTTCTTCGCTTGATATTAGTGAAAAACGAAAGCCTCAAAGTGGTTCCTTCCAAAAATTTATCGACCAGTCCATGTATGCCTTCCGTATTTCCACGTTACCTTCCAGCTTCTTCAAAGAAAGTTTAGCAGTTCGAGTATTACGGCAAAACTATACCGTCCCTTTACAGACATTATGTCACTTCCAGGAAAGTGTTGAACAGTTGTATAAGTTGGCCAGACAGGAGAGCGGGTTAATATTAATTTCCGGTGCGACCGGAACCGGCAAAACGACGACGTTATATTCATTGCTCCACTATTGTTCACAGCATTTATCTCGACATGTCATTTCTTTGGAGGATCCAGTGGAAAGCAGGCAGGAGCAACTATTGCAAATTCAAGTGAATGAACGAGCCGGAATGACGTATTCAGCAGGGTTAAAAGCAATTTTAAGGCATTCTCCCGAAGTAATTATGCTCGGGGAGATTCGGGATAGGGAAACAGCAAAAGTAGCAATAGAGGCGGCGTTTTCCGGACACCTCGTTATTTCAACGATTCATGCAAAGGATACGGTGAACTGTATATACCGGCTTCATGATTTGTCGGTTTCATTTGAGGAAATGCGGCAGATGCTTAGAGCTGTTGTTTCGCAGCGTCTAATTGAAACAGAGGGTAGCGGTTATAAAGCTATTTTCGAATTTTTAACTGATGATCAATTGCAGCTTGCCTTTGAATCCATCATTCAAGAAAAATCATTTACATTACCGTTTAATCAAACTTTGGCAGGTCAAATCGCAAAACTTCAAGGAGAATATTATGAATATATCTCTCCTTAA
- a CDS encoding helix-turn-helix transcriptional regulator: MIHPIKISSTFADETRFSIYEFMLQQKQFLSVQDIADQFKIHSNVARLHLTKLAEIGAISSEHLKTGKGGRPGRVYKAKQEGINLSIPRRDTSSLIKWSLELIRELGEAALSKAQEISYRDGKQSMLEQMNSVKRKSPLTFDEKLAMITKSATLIGYIPEVIEHNQSKSIIFSLFNCPFQEQISTYGEIVCKLHESYLYGQVDTLFDRHEITKMESMVSDCDFCKYKISVHN; this comes from the coding sequence ATGATACATCCGATTAAAATTTCGAGCACTTTTGCTGATGAAACTCGTTTTTCAATTTATGAATTTATGTTGCAGCAAAAACAATTTTTATCCGTTCAGGATATTGCCGACCAATTTAAAATCCATTCCAATGTAGCACGTTTGCATCTAACTAAACTTGCAGAAATCGGTGCCATTTCTTCCGAACATTTAAAAACCGGAAAAGGCGGGCGACCTGGAAGAGTATATAAAGCAAAACAAGAAGGAATTAATTTAAGTATTCCTAGACGCGACACATCTTCATTAATTAAATGGTCACTTGAACTAATTCGCGAACTTGGTGAAGCAGCGTTGAGTAAAGCGCAGGAAATCAGTTATCGCGACGGGAAACAATCGATGCTTGAACAAATGAATTCTGTTAAACGAAAATCTCCATTAACTTTTGATGAGAAATTGGCCATGATAACTAAAAGCGCCACATTAATCGGTTATATTCCGGAAGTAATTGAGCATAACCAATCCAAATCAATCATATTCTCGCTTTTCAACTGCCCCTTCCAAGAACAAATATCGACCTACGGAGAAATTGTCTGCAAGCTCCATGAATCCTATTTGTATGGACAAGTTGATACATTGTTTGATCGTCATGAAATTACGAAAATGGAGAGTATGGTAAGTGACTGTGACTTTTGCAAATACAAAATTTCCGTACACAATTAA
- a CDS encoding DUF2626 family protein: MSNMYKVMAFWTAIFAVMFYLGGMNEVSLLFVGNTGLFLLLGFLNLSERMYMYIFGAYLTVFFAGFTYYTTFIHTPGGGH, translated from the coding sequence ATGAGCAATATGTATAAAGTTATGGCATTCTGGACTGCTATTTTCGCCGTTATGTTCTACCTTGGAGGTATGAACGAGGTTTCGCTATTATTCGTAGGTAATACAGGTTTATTTTTATTATTAGGCTTCTTAAATCTTTCAGAACGCATGTACATGTACATTTTTGGCGCATACTTAACTGTTTTCTTCGCCGGTTTCACCTATTACACAACATTCATACACACTCCAGGTGGCGGACATTAA
- a CDS encoding MBL fold metallo-hydrolase, with amino-acid sequence MLNVRKYSLGPIQTNCYIVSNKEKDCLIFDPGEEGARIVNELRKNGLNPLAILLTHTHFDHIGGVDAVRAIYDIPLYVHEKEVDWLADPMKNGSGKYAELPNYIVKKPDEEHIIRKEGEMTIGAFTFTVAHTPGHSPGSVSFIFKDDAFAIVGDTLFEQSIGRTDLIGGSMNVLLKSIHDKLLSLPEDTIIYPGHGDYTTPAAEMDSNPFLNGF; translated from the coding sequence ATGTTAAATGTTAGAAAATATAGTCTAGGACCGATCCAAACGAATTGCTACATTGTCAGCAATAAAGAAAAAGACTGCTTAATTTTTGATCCAGGTGAAGAAGGGGCACGCATTGTAAATGAATTACGTAAAAATGGCTTAAACCCATTAGCTATTTTATTAACCCATACCCATTTTGATCATATCGGTGGAGTGGATGCGGTACGGGCAATATACGATATCCCGCTCTATGTCCATGAAAAAGAAGTGGACTGGCTTGCTGATCCGATGAAAAATGGTTCAGGTAAATACGCGGAATTGCCAAATTATATCGTGAAAAAACCTGATGAAGAACATATTATCCGTAAAGAAGGTGAAATGACAATCGGTGCATTTACCTTTACGGTAGCCCATACACCAGGGCATTCTCCGGGAAGTGTATCTTTTATTTTTAAAGACGACGCTTTTGCGATTGTAGGCGATACATTATTTGAACAGAGCATTGGACGGACTGATTTGATCGGAGGTTCGATGAATGTCTTGTTGAAATCGATTCACGATAAGCTTTTATCATTACCGGAAGATACAATTATTTATCCAGGGCATGGTGACTATACGACACCTGCTGCAGAGATGGATTCCAACCCGTTTTTAAATGGCTTTTAA
- a CDS encoding DUF2759 domain-containing protein, whose translation MNLLMVIFGLVAIFGVIGIFQSIKEKNLLAAAFNALAAGVFGWFVIMTVLNQGYPPTH comes from the coding sequence ATGAACTTATTAATGGTTATTTTTGGTTTAGTTGCAATTTTTGGCGTAATTGGCATATTCCAATCAATCAAAGAGAAAAACCTTTTAGCTGCTGCCTTCAACGCTTTAGCTGCAGGTGTTTTCGGTTGGTTCGTCATTATGACGGTTTTAAATCAAGGCTATCCACCAACTCACTAA
- a CDS encoding LTA synthase family protein, translating to MKDFKWPKHSILAIAVIATWIKTVIVYETSFDMKIENAMQLLILIINPLSFLLFFYGLSLFLKSQKARNRYIVGSSILLALVVYGNVAFYRFYNDFVTLPVLFQTSNFGELGTSAAAIISWMDIFYFVDVLLIFIAVKLLPKAEEQLLPIRKDARKAYFVMTAAILFLNLGLAETERPQLLTRAFDRELLVKNIGTYNYHLYDVYVQSKSSAQRALADGSELVEVSNYVRANQAEPNVEMFGKYEGRNVIAVSLESLQSFVINEEMNGEVVTPFLNSLTNDKDTYYFSDFYHQTGLGKTSDSEFIFENSLYGLGRGAVFFTHGENTYNSFAERLGENGYFTNVMHANNKSFWNRDMIYKSFKLDQFYDLESYNVTEETSVNWGLKDIPFFEQSAALMKEMPQPFYSRLITLTNHYPFYLDPEDMMIPEYDSNSGTLNRYFQTVRYLDESVKEFFDDLKEQGLYENSIIVMYGDHYGISENHNKAMAKYLNKEEITPYDSALLQAVPLYIHIPGSNDGQVMDNVAGQLDIRPTLLHLLGIETSKDMQLGADLFSEEHEDFVIFRDGRFVTDQYVYAGEVCYDRETGEAIDTEACQPFIDRATQELEYSDQIINGDLLRFYDSETGNLLIDTNYKN from the coding sequence ATGAAAGATTTTAAATGGCCTAAACATTCGATATTAGCGATTGCCGTAATAGCAACCTGGATTAAAACTGTAATTGTTTATGAAACTAGCTTTGATATGAAGATAGAAAATGCAATGCAATTGTTAATTTTGATTATCAATCCATTAAGTTTCTTATTATTCTTCTATGGATTGTCATTATTCTTGAAATCACAAAAAGCGCGAAATCGCTATATTGTCGGCAGTAGTATTTTACTGGCCTTAGTAGTATACGGAAATGTTGCCTTTTACCGTTTCTACAATGACTTTGTAACATTGCCTGTATTATTCCAAACGAGCAATTTTGGAGAGTTAGGTACATCAGCAGCAGCAATTATCAGCTGGATGGACATATTCTATTTTGTTGATGTATTACTGATTTTTATTGCTGTGAAGCTTTTACCGAAAGCGGAAGAGCAGTTACTGCCTATACGTAAAGATGCGCGTAAAGCATACTTTGTTATGACGGCAGCTATTTTATTTTTAAACTTAGGTTTAGCAGAAACAGAGCGTCCGCAATTATTGACACGAGCATTTGACCGTGAACTGTTAGTGAAAAATATCGGAACATATAACTATCACCTATACGATGTATATGTTCAGTCGAAATCGTCTGCACAGCGTGCGTTGGCAGATGGCAGTGAACTTGTTGAAGTGAGCAACTACGTCCGCGCAAACCAGGCGGAACCTAATGTTGAAATGTTCGGCAAGTATGAGGGCCGCAATGTAATTGCAGTTTCTTTAGAATCATTGCAGTCATTTGTTATTAATGAGGAAATGAATGGGGAAGTAGTAACACCGTTCCTGAATTCATTGACAAACGATAAAGATACGTATTACTTCAGTGATTTTTACCACCAGACCGGGTTAGGAAAAACTTCGGATTCTGAGTTCATTTTCGAAAACTCGTTATATGGCTTAGGGCGAGGTGCAGTATTCTTTACACATGGTGAAAACACGTATAACTCCTTTGCAGAGCGCTTAGGGGAAAATGGATATTTTACAAATGTTATGCATGCAAACAACAAATCATTCTGGAACCGTGACATGATTTACAAATCATTTAAATTAGATCAGTTCTATGATCTCGAGTCATACAATGTAACTGAAGAAACATCTGTAAACTGGGGATTGAAGGATATTCCATTCTTTGAACAATCTGCAGCATTAATGAAAGAAATGCCACAGCCGTTTTACAGCCGTCTAATTACATTAACAAACCACTATCCATTCTATTTGGATCCGGAAGATATGATGATTCCTGAATATGATTCAAATTCAGGTACATTAAATCGTTATTTCCAAACAGTTCGCTATTTGGATGAATCGGTGAAAGAATTCTTCGATGATTTAAAAGAACAAGGTTTATATGAAAATTCGATTATCGTGATGTACGGAGACCACTACGGGATTTCCGAAAATCATAATAAAGCAATGGCAAAATATTTAAATAAAGAAGAAATCACACCATATGACAGTGCGCTTTTACAGGCTGTCCCATTATATATTCACATTCCTGGTTCAAATGATGGACAAGTGATGGATAATGTAGCGGGTCAGTTGGATATTCGTCCGACATTACTGCATCTTTTAGGTATTGAGACTTCAAAAGATATGCAATTAGGTGCTGACCTTTTCTCGGAAGAACATGAAGATTTCGTTATTTTCCGTGATGGTCGCTTCGTAACAGATCAATATGTGTATGCAGGTGAAGTATGCTACGACCGTGAAACGGGAGAAGCAATTGATACGGAAGCATGTCAGCCATTTATTGACCGTGCAACACAAGAACTGGAATACTCGGATCAGATTATTAATGGTGACCTGTTACGTTTCTATGATTCAGAAACAGGAAACTTACTGATTGATACGAACTATAAAAATTAA
- a CDS encoding YqgQ family protein — protein MKSMLDVLDILKQYGIYIYTKDRIGDLYLMEDEIKELYKSKFIDTKDFQMALLILRQEEQRLKAGK, from the coding sequence ATGAAGTCAATGTTGGATGTGCTCGACATCTTAAAACAATACGGCATTTACATTTATACAAAGGACCGTATTGGAGATTTATACTTAATGGAAGACGAAATTAAGGAATTATATAAATCGAAATTTATTGATACGAAAGATTTTCAGATGGCTTTATTAATCCTGCGTCAGGAAGAGCAAAGGCTTAAAGCAGGAAAATAA
- a CDS encoding 5-formyltetrahydrofolate cyclo-ligase, whose amino-acid sequence MEKRDYRIKVQEKLSNMTDQEYRERSLEIAQQLLQEPSIQKANIIAITLSNQPEVDTTFIIEELWKLNKYVAVPKCNPKDRSMQFYKINNFDETERAYQNILEPIRERTELVEKERIDVMVVPGVVFDHHGYRIGFGGGYYDRYLVGFNGKRISLAFEEQLLNEIPRESHDLPVHILLTDKNRIICE is encoded by the coding sequence TTGGAGAAAAGAGACTATCGTATAAAAGTGCAGGAAAAGTTGTCCAATATGACCGATCAGGAATATCGTGAACGTTCTTTGGAAATCGCTCAGCAATTATTACAGGAACCATCTATTCAAAAAGCAAATATTATAGCAATTACTTTATCAAATCAGCCGGAAGTGGATACGACGTTTATTATTGAAGAATTATGGAAATTAAATAAATATGTTGCAGTTCCGAAATGTAATCCGAAAGATCGCTCGATGCAGTTTTACAAAATTAACAATTTTGATGAAACCGAACGAGCATATCAAAATATATTAGAACCGATACGAGAAAGAACAGAGCTGGTCGAAAAAGAACGAATTGATGTAATGGTCGTGCCGGGGGTTGTCTTCGATCATCACGGATACCGCATCGGATTTGGTGGGGGCTATTATGACCGCTATTTAGTTGGATTTAATGGAAAGCGGATATCCTTGGCATTTGAGGAGCAGTTGTTAAACGAAATACCGAGAGAATCACATGATCTTCCGGTACATATACTACTTACAGACAAAAATCGCATAATCTGCGAATAA
- the rpmG gene encoding 50S ribosomal protein L33, whose amino-acid sequence MRVNITLACTDCGERNYISKKNKRNNPERLELKKYCSREKKYTLHRETK is encoded by the coding sequence ATGCGCGTAAACATTACTTTAGCTTGCACAGACTGCGGCGAACGTAACTACATTTCAAAAAAGAACAAGCGTAACAATCCAGAGCGTCTTGAACTTAAAAAATATTGCTCTCGCGAGAAGAAGTACACTCTTCACCGTGAAACAAAGTAA
- a CDS encoding MFS transporter gives MDYIKRGTKAFKLTNIALFAAGFITFANLYITQPLMPQFSNDYNVSPAVASLSLSAATSVLAFSLLLFGSLSEAWGRKKLMTASIFAASVLTLALAFAPNFETILALRIIQGFVFAGVPAIAMAYLGEEMEPSSLGVAMGLYISGNAIGGLSGRIIIGTMSDLFNWQIGMIVLGVLSIIISCYFVWALPESKHFTPRPLQFRLLTKTLFQHIKDRRLVLLFGIGFTLMGSFVTMYNYIGFKLVDSPYNLSMTFVSWLFVVYLVGTWSSTWFGSLSDQYGRQNVLYSGIVIMILGAVLTFPVSLPLKISGLIIFTFGFFGTHSIASGWVSHLAKVDKAQASSLYLFAYYMGSSIGGTLGGIFWMHYGWTGVVLFIGSALVVTFIFAGFIQYFQSKYEKMQSA, from the coding sequence ATGGACTATATAAAAAGAGGAACAAAAGCTTTTAAACTGACGAATATCGCGTTATTTGCTGCGGGTTTTATCACCTTTGCCAACCTTTATATTACGCAGCCGCTAATGCCCCAGTTTTCAAATGATTATAATGTCTCCCCAGCGGTAGCCAGTTTGTCTTTATCTGCTGCTACGTCCGTTTTGGCATTTAGTCTGTTACTTTTCGGTTCATTGTCGGAAGCTTGGGGCCGAAAAAAATTGATGACTGCTTCGATATTTGCGGCTTCCGTTTTAACTCTCGCATTAGCGTTTGCTCCTAATTTTGAAACGATTCTCGCATTGCGTATCATTCAAGGTTTTGTATTTGCCGGGGTTCCAGCCATTGCGATGGCTTATTTAGGAGAAGAAATGGAACCTTCAAGCTTAGGTGTGGCAATGGGTCTTTACATAAGCGGAAATGCAATTGGCGGTTTATCGGGCCGTATTATCATCGGTACGATGAGTGATTTGTTCAACTGGCAAATCGGAATGATTGTACTCGGAGTTTTAAGCATTATTATCAGTTGTTACTTCGTATGGGCATTACCAGAGTCCAAACATTTCACACCACGTCCATTGCAGTTCCGATTACTGACTAAAACACTTTTCCAGCATATAAAAGATAGACGACTTGTATTATTGTTCGGGATTGGATTTACTTTAATGGGCAGCTTTGTAACTATGTATAACTATATCGGCTTTAAATTGGTTGATTCTCCCTATAATTTAAGCATGACATTTGTAAGTTGGCTATTTGTTGTTTATTTAGTGGGGACATGGAGCTCCACATGGTTCGGAAGCTTGTCAGATCAGTATGGCCGGCAAAATGTTCTTTACAGCGGAATCGTCATTATGATCTTAGGTGCAGTTCTTACCTTCCCTGTAAGTTTGCCTTTAAAAATAAGCGGGCTCATTATTTTTACTTTCGGCTTTTTCGGCACGCATTCTATCGCAAGCGGCTGGGTCAGTCATTTAGCCAAAGTCGATAAAGCCCAGGCTTCCTCATTGTATTTGTTCGCCTATTATATGGGGTCAAGTATCGGAGGAACGCTTGGCGGTATCTTTTGGATGCACTACGGTTGGACTGGCGTTGTCCTTTTCATCGGATCAGCACTTGTAGTAACATTTATTTTTGCAGGCTTTATTCAATACTTTCAATCTAAATACGAAAAAATGCAGAGCGCCTAG
- a CDS encoding DegV family protein, with product MNKKIAWITDTAALLPESFIKEHSIHVLALNIVFEEGALRETVDMTHEEFYDKLRNSTMHPKTSQPAFGEHVALYEKIKEQGYDCAIAVHTSEQLSGTVLSAPMAAEQAGFKSYVIDAKIGSYPMQVMLALGIELEKQGHAPEAIVEKIEAMRGKSELAFIPASLEQLHKSGRVSGMAMFLSNLLNIKLVIEYNKEGGVEVAKKVRADNRAKKAVIEKLERAISKSPVKEAAIIHCNNEAGAIEWKKELLKKFPSIQFTPTPLSACVGVHAGEGTLGLTWVRE from the coding sequence ATGAATAAAAAGATTGCATGGATTACAGATACTGCAGCATTATTACCGGAAAGTTTTATTAAAGAACACTCAATTCATGTGCTTGCATTGAACATCGTTTTTGAAGAGGGCGCACTTCGTGAAACAGTGGATATGACGCACGAGGAATTTTACGATAAATTAAGAAATTCAACAATGCATCCGAAAACGTCTCAGCCGGCATTCGGAGAACATGTAGCTTTATATGAAAAAATAAAAGAACAGGGCTATGACTGTGCCATTGCGGTTCATACTTCTGAACAACTATCGGGTACTGTGCTAAGTGCTCCAATGGCTGCAGAACAGGCGGGTTTCAAAAGTTATGTTATTGATGCGAAAATTGGTTCATATCCAATGCAAGTCATGCTGGCACTTGGAATTGAGCTTGAAAAACAAGGACATGCCCCGGAAGCAATCGTAGAGAAAATAGAAGCAATGCGTGGCAAGTCAGAACTTGCTTTTATCCCTGCAAGCTTGGAGCAATTGCATAAAAGCGGACGTGTTTCAGGGATGGCGATGTTTCTCAGTAACTTGCTCAATATTAAACTAGTGATTGAATACAATAAAGAAGGCGGCGTTGAAGTGGCGAAAAAAGTACGTGCCGATAATCGTGCTAAAAAAGCCGTCATTGAAAAACTTGAGCGAGCTATTTCAAAGTCACCTGTAAAAGAAGCAGCTATTATTCACTGTAATAATGAAGCAGGGGCTATCGAGTGGAAAAAGGAATTATTAAAGAAATTTCCGTCAATTCAATTTACCCCAACACCACTTTCAGCCTGTGTAGGTGTTCATGCAGGAGAAGGAACATTAGGTTTGACTTGGGTGCGGGAATAG
- a CDS encoding glutathione peroxidase, translating into MNIYDIPVKTEKGEQYELDRYKGQVMMIVNTASKCGFTNQFTELEELYDKYKEEGFVVLGFPSDQFKQELSSGEEAAEFCLLDYGVTFPMHEMVKVNGSEAHPLFKHLTSEAKGLLGQSVKWNFTKFLVDRDGNVIKRYAPQDSPTKAENDIAKLL; encoded by the coding sequence ATGAATATTTATGATATTCCTGTTAAGACAGAAAAAGGCGAGCAATATGAATTAGACCGCTATAAAGGCCAAGTAATGATGATTGTCAATACGGCAAGCAAGTGCGGGTTTACAAATCAGTTTACAGAGCTTGAAGAATTATACGATAAATACAAAGAAGAAGGATTTGTCGTACTCGGTTTCCCTTCTGACCAATTTAAACAGGAGTTGTCTTCCGGTGAGGAAGCTGCCGAGTTCTGCCTCCTGGATTACGGTGTAACGTTCCCGATGCATGAAATGGTGAAAGTGAACGGTTCAGAAGCACATCCTTTATTTAAACATTTAACTTCTGAAGCAAAAGGTCTTTTAGGGCAGTCGGTTAAGTGGAATTTCACAAAATTTTTAGTCGACCGTGATGGCAATGTTATTAAACGTTACGCCCCACAAGATTCACCGACAAAAGCAGAAAACGATATTGCGAAATTACTTTAA